The Arachis ipaensis cultivar K30076 chromosome B07, Araip1.1, whole genome shotgun sequence genome includes a window with the following:
- the LOC107610108 gene encoding pentatricopeptide repeat-containing protein At3g22470, mitochondrial-like, with protein MMLRSSTRASLRFFWQQSQSQLGNVDYAIWFVDHMDYMGYQPDAHTFGAIINRLCKMGNTPAAIAILRKTETRNCKASVDVGCYNAILDSLCKDGLVSNALSLFSDMTMKGIQPCTITYNRLIQGLCTFSRWQEAASLLSERKQKGIMPDTHTFNILMDSLCKQGKISSARAILGQMVRMGKEPNVVTYHSMIAAYCSENQMEEAMKVFDLMVHKGCVPNVYTYTSLIHGWCKIKRINKAIYLLDEMINKGLNLNVVTWNTLIQGFCKVGKPLAAKELFFTMHKFGQYPDLCSCAIILDGLFKCHLSFDAISLFREMEKNNLDLNIETYNVVLRGMCHAGKLNDALELFSCLPAKGLKPDVYTYTIMIQGLCSEGLLIDAEELLMNMEEDGCLPNSCTYNVFIQGLLRRNTVLKSIKYFQIMKDKGFAADATTVELLVDYLSTHKGENAFQEFVQKIV; from the exons ATGATGTTGCGTTCATCAACAAGAGCTTCTCTGCGCTTCTTTTGGCAGCAATCTCAATCTCAACTTG GAAATGTGGATTATGCTATTTGGTTTGTTGACCACATGGATTACATGGGATATCAACCCGACGCCCACACTTTTGGAGCAATTATAAATAGATTGTGCAAGATGGGCAACACCCCTGCTGCCATTGCCATTTTAAGGAAGACGGAAACAAGAAACTGCAAAGCAAGTGTTGATGTTGGGTGTTATAACGCAATTCTGGATAGTCTTTGCAAGGATGGGCTGGTATCCAATGCTTTGAGTCTATTCTCAGATATGACAATGAAAGGTATACAACCCTGTACTATCACTTACAATCGCTTGATTCAAGGACTGTGTACTTTCAGCAGATGGCAAGAGGCTGCGTCTTTACTCAGCGAGAGGAAACAAAAGGGAATTATGCCCGATACACATACTTTTAATATCTTAATGGATTCTCTTTGTAAACAGGGAAAGATTTCGAGTGCTAGAGCCATACTTGGTCAAATGGTTCGAATGGGAAAGGAGCCTAATGTTGTCACCTATCACTCAATGATTGCTGCTTATTGTTCCGAAAATCAAATGGAGGAGGCCATGAAAGTATTTGATTTGATGGTTCACAAGGGATGCGTACCAAACGTCTACACTTATACTTCATTAATCCATGGGTGGTGCAAGATCAAAAGGATTAATAAGGCTATTTATCTCTTGGATGAAATGATCAATAAAGGTTTAAATCTGAATGTTGTGACTTGGAATACTCTTATCCAAGGATTTTGCAAAGTGGGTAAACCGTTAGCTGCTAAAGAATTGTTTTTTACAATGCACAAATTTGGTCAATATCCTGATCTATGCAGCTGTGCCATTATATTGGATGGCCTATTCAAATGTCATTTGTCTTTTGATGCAATATCATTATTTAGAGAAATGGAGAAGAATAATTTGGATCTTAATATTGAAACTTACAATGTGGTGCTTCGTGGGATGTGCCATGCCGGAAAACTTAATGATGCACTAGAACTCTTCTCTTGTCTGCCAGCAAAAGGCTTGAAACCTGATGTATATACTTATACAATAATGATCCAAGGTCTATGTAGTGAAGGACTTCTGATTGATGCTGAAGAGTTGCTGATGAATATGGAAGAGGATGGCTGCCTGCCCAATTCCTGCACATATAATGTCTTCATCCAAGGATTACTACGACGAAATACTGTTCTGAAGTCAATAAAATATTTTCAGATTATGAAAGACAAAGGTTTTGCAGCAGATGCTACAACCGTGGAATTGCTTGTAGATTACCTCTCTACGCACAAAGGAGAGAATGCTTTTCAAGAATTTGTGCAGAAAATTGTTTGA
- the LOC107610109 gene encoding protein N-lysine methyltransferase METTL21A, with protein MRAKRKQITMASNEAAEVKEEEEEEEREDATMAKLGSYGGEVRLVVDGEESAAEEIMLLWGIQQPTLSKPNSFVSQSSLKLSIDSCGHSLSILQSPSSLGTPGVTGSVMWDSGIVLGKFLEHSVDSGMLVLQGKKIVELGSGCGLVGCIAALLGGEVILTDLPDRLRLLRKNIEANMKQFCLRGSVTATELIWGDDADPELVKPMPDYVLGSDVVYSEGAVEDLLETLGQLCGPNTTIFLAGELRNDAILEYFLEAAMNKFRIGRIDQNLWHPDYRSNRVVLYVLVKK; from the exons ATGCGTGCAAAGCGCAAACAAATTACAATGGCCAGCAATGAAGCAGCagaagtaaaagaagaagaagaagaagaagaaagagaggatGCAACAATGGCGAAGTTGGGTTCCTATGGTGGCGAAGTGAGGTTGGTGGTTGATGGAGAGGAATCAGCTGCAGAAGAGATCATGCTTTTATGGGGAATCCAACAACCAACCCTTTCCAAACCCAACTCCTTTGTTTCTCAGTCTTCATTGAAACTCTCCATCGACTCTTGTGGACACTCTCTCTCCATTCTTCAGTCTCCTTCTTCATTG ggcacGCCTGGAGTAACTGGATCAGTGATGTGGGACAGTGGAATTGTATTGGGGAAGTTTCTAGAGCATTCTGTTGATTCTGGGATGCTTGTTCTTCAGGGCAAGAAGATTGTTGAATTGGGATCTGGTTGTGGGTTGGTCGG TTGCATTGCAGCTCTTTTGGGTGGTGAAGTCATTCTTACTGATCTGCCCGATAGGCTGAGGCTACTTAGAAAGAACATTGAAGCCAACATGAAACAATTTTGTCTACGCGGATCTGTGACAGCAACCGAACTCATATGGGGAGATGATGCTGACCCAGAACTCGTTAAGCCCATGCCTGATTATG TGCTTGGATCTGATGTTGTTTACAGTGAGGGGGCCGTTGAGGATCTGCTAGAGACGCTAGGACAGCTCTGCGGGCCTAATACAACTATCTTCTTGGCTGGCGAACTTCGAAATG ATGCCATTCTTGAGTACTTCCTAGAAGCTGCAATGAACAAATTCAGAATTGGTCGCATCGATCAAAATCTGTGGCATCCTGATTATCGCAGCAACCGAGTTGTTCTTTATGTTCTTGTGAAGAAATGA
- the LOC107607581 gene encoding protein MAIN-LIKE 1-like, producing the protein MGYIRSSNQPHSNHSHLPPAPPNLRENDPDSLREGTERNTLLMGDDPARLYRLDGVAHIAGVINEEPQRCIRSMRRQQGMVLDDRYVPYLQMAGLYHLARLNDRWFRLDEALVSAFVKRWRPETHTFHMPFGECTITLQDVAYQLGLPVDGRYVSGCLSEFHIYIEGGRPAWVWFEELLGVVPPPSQVQKYAVNCSWFQETFGECPEGADEDTVRRYARAYIMMLLGTQLFADKSGNQVHIRWLPFVVRLEDMGTYSDGFRLADSDLPRPCSSVS; encoded by the exons AtgggctatataaggagttcgaatcagcctcattcgaaccattCTCACCTTCCCCCTGCCccaccaaatctcagagaaaacgacccagattctctccgCGAAGGAACTGAACGCAATACTCTGCtcatgggggacgatccggcgcGGTTATATCGCTTGGACGGAGTCGCCCATATAGCTGGGGTCATCAACGAAGAG CCtcagcgatgcatcaggagcatgcggcggcagcagggcatggtCCTGGATGACAGATACGTTCCGTACCTGCAGATGGCTGGTCTTTACCATCTTGCaaggctgaacgatagatggttccggttGGACGAGGCCCTTGTCAGTGCGTTTGTAAAGCGATGGCGTCCGGAGACTcacacgtttcatatgccgttcggagagtgcactaTCACACtgcaggacgtggcataccagctgGGTTTGCCAGTGGACGGGCGTTACGTCAGCGGCTGCCTATCAGAGTTCCATATATACATCGAGGGTGGCCGTCCAGCCTGGGTTTGGTTCGAGGAGTTGCTTGGAGTGGTACCTCCTCCTagccaggttcagaagtacgcGGTCAACTGCAGCTGGTTTCAGGAGACGTTTGGTGAGTGCCCGGAGGGAGCTGATGAGGATACTGTGCGTCGTTATgcccgtgcgtacatcatgatgttgttgggcacgcAGCTTTTTGCGGACAAGTCGGGCAACCAGgttcacatcagatggcttccgTTTGTAGTTAGACTGGAGGACATGGGGACCTACTCAGATGGCTTCCGTTTGGCCGATTCGGATCTGCCTCGTCCATGTTCGTCCGTATCCTAG